The genomic interval CAAACTTGGCTTGTTGAAACAGCACTCTGTCTTTGAGCCTGCTTTTGTCAACCTCTTGTGCAACCTTTTGCTCCAAATGGGCATTGAGCTCTTCGAGCTTGTTTTTGGTATCAAAGGATTCGCACAGCTCTGTTGCTATGGCTCCGTATTCGTTCTCTTTAAGGAGGTATTTTCGTAAAATCGTTTTGTCTTTGTGTTCAAGTGCCAGCATAATGTCGCGCAACGGAAGGGAGATAAACTTCATAATCAAAAAGATAAAAATCACCATCATCAAAGCAGTGATTGCAAAACTGAGCTTTAAATCTTGGATGGCGTACTCATCTAAAAATTTTCCCATCTGATTTTTTGAGCTCAAATAGAGCGTTATCGCAGGTTTTCCGTCTATGCCTAGCAGCGGAAGATCTTGGATGAGCGTGTAAGGTTCGGCTATTTTTTTACCAAAATTGATCTCAGCGATGCCATAGCTATTGAGTTTTTGCATCCATGCCGCGTCCCATATTTTGGCGATGATCAAGAAGCCATGCGCAAGATGCGTGGCATCAATGGGGGTACCTAGGTCATGAATGGGAGCGGCAAAAAACTCCACCAGTCCTTCATCTCGCTTAACAAAAAAATGCTTCATTTCACCATCGCTCAAGGAGAGCTGATCCAATGCAACCAAAGAAGAAATATCCCTTAAAAAAGGTTGGCTGGTTTCGTTGAAAAAAGGAGTTTTCGTTTGATCAAGGAGAAAAAAACCATCGACATTGAGTTGTGCGATGGCCCCACCAAAGTTTTCTTCAAACCACGCTTCATCACGATTTTTTACGGCATAAATGATTGGTTTTGAAAGGGAAATATCCAAGGTTTGTTTGCGATAAGGCTCCGCTTTGTCCAGCATCAGCTGTTTAAAGTTTTCACTCATCTCTTGTGCGTAGTGTTGGGAGAGCGCTTCAACCTCTTCACGGTCCTCTTTCCAGTTATAAAACTCAAAGGCAATCATCGAGAGCAAAACCAACATGGTTAAGCTAAAAAAGGAGGCTTTGACGCTCATTGACTGCTCCTTGCAGATTGTTTACATGTAAAGATTTAGATCGATTCTGAGTAGGCTTCCCATCCCGCTTTTCGTAGCACACAAGCAGGGCATTTTCCACAGCCATAACCCCAGTCATGTTTTTCACTATGGTCACCATTATAGCACGTATGCGACTCATCAATAACAAGCCCCAAAACCCCCTCTTTGTCTGAAAGCGCAAAGGTCTCAGCCTTGGTGAGGTGCATCAAAGGGGAGTGAAAGGTGATGTTCGCTTCGCTGCCCACATTGAGTGCGAGTTCCAGTGCCTTAACAAAGGGTTCCCTGCAATCAGGATACCCAGAATAATCGGTCTGATTGACCCCAATGATGATATGTTTTATCCCTTGCTTTTGCGCAAACGCGTGTGCGAGGGTAAAAAAGATCGCGTTGCGATTGGGAACAAAGGAAGCGGGAAGATTGGTGTGGGTTTTATGGTGTGCGCCAATGTCTTGCGTTCCATCGATCAAGGCGGAGTCATTGAGCTGTGAAAAGGCATCTAAACTTAAAAGAGTATTCTTTACATGTAAAGCCTTGGCGATCTTTTCCGCCTGCGCGATCTCCACACGATGCTTTTGCCCGTAATCAAACGTAATGCTCTCAACACTATCAAAACGGTTCTTCGCCCAACCAAGACAGGTCGTACTGTCTTGTCCACCACTAAACACCACTAGCGCTTTGGAAGCAATTTTAGCCATTACTCGACTCCTAAAAACTTGTGCAACTGCACACTTAAGATAAATTGTGGATGCGCTTTGACAAACTCCACACAGAAATTCACATTCTCTTTATTGGGCCGATCGGTCTCATTTTGAGGTTGAATAAAAATGGGTTTGTAGCTTTTAAACGCCAGTATCTTCTCAACGTCGGACTCTTTGCTCACCACAAATTTGACCTCATCGTAGCCATATTTTTCGATCAAATCCCAATTTTTTGGGCTGTACGTCACCCAGTTCGCATTGGAAATGTTTGAGAAATTATACCCATTGGTCTCCACCGCCACCGAGTACATGTACGCTTGCAAATACTCAATAAAGCCATTGAGATTGTAAATCGTAGGTTCCCCTCCCGTGATGATCACATGCATCGAAGGATACACCTTGATGCGCTCCAAAACCTCATCAAAACTGAGGCTTGCATACTCACCTTTATGCAACAGTTCATCGCAGAAACTACAGGCGAGATTGCACCCATGCAGACGAATAAAAATGGAAGGAACCCCGACCTGCGTGCCTTCGCCTTGAATAGAATAAAATATTTCGACAATTTTTAACATATCGCTCTTCTTATATATGATTGTTTTATCATAATATAGTTTCACTAAAAAAGACGTCAAGAATTTTTTTTATATCTCTTTTTGGGTATCATTAAAATATAAAAAGATAAGGTATGTAAATGATTTGGCAAATAAGTAAAGAGTTCGATTTTTGTTATGGGCACCGTGTTTGGTCGCAGCAGCTGGACAGTGAATTTTCGCTCACGGGCTGTTTGGCGTGTCGTCATTTGCACGGGCATCAGGGCAAAGTCATCGTCTATCTTCAAAGTTCACAGCTCAAAGATGGTATGGTCACGGACTTTCATCATCTTAACTGGTTTAAGCAGTTTTTAGACACGACGCTCGATCATAAATTTATCATCGATATTCACGATCCGCTTTTTGAGACTTTGCTTCCGCATTTTGCCGATAAAGCCCATCTTATCGAAAATGAAGCAGGCTATAAAATCCCCGATCTTAACCGTGTAAAAGACGAACCTAGCCATATTCTTGAGATGTACGATGGCTACATTATCGTTGATTTTGTGCCCACGAGTGAAAATATCTCGACATGGTTACTTGAGATCATTGCGAAAAAGATGAGTCGTTTGGGAGTGGAAGTATCACACGTGGAGTTTTTAGAAACGCCTAAAAGCAGAAGTATCGTTTACAATAAACAGTAGGAAAATCCTACCGTTTATTACGCCTTGGGATAGGCTTTTTCGAGCTTTTTATAGAGTGCATCCACCGTTGGAGCCGCTTCACCTTGCAAAAATGAAAGCATCACTTCGTTGTCCTCTTTGCCATTCCACACTTTGATGTAGTGACCCTCTTTGTAGCCATGATCTTGTCTGAACTGGTTCAGAACATTTTTTGCCACGTAGAATTTGTACAGTACTTTGAGGTTGATGCCACACTTGCGAGACAAGGTAAAATACTCACGAAGCAGACCATCAAACAGATCAATCTCAAAGCCTGTGGTATCGTGAATGATACTCTCAATGTCGTTAATGAGCTCCATCATATCCGCAGAACCAATAGAGAGTGGCTCTTTGGTAAAGGCTTCAAAACCTTGAACATCCAGCACGTCCAAGACAAGTTTGTCCAGATCGCCTCTGCTGTTGGTTTTGTAATCTTCCAAAAGTAAACTCATAATAAAATGCCAAATATCAACGATCTCAACCGTGACATTGTCCCAGTCGGTCGGTTTATTAATATTTTTCCAATGTTTCCAACTAAAGCTATCGATGAGCTCCGCGCACTCCATATAAATGCAACGTTTCCAGTTAATCATACGGTTGTTTTTGGTGTACCCATTTTCCCAGCCGATGCCGTTGGTTTCATCGTTCAGCTTTTGCTGAAGGGAGAACATTTGGGTTAAATAATCTTTGCTTGTCATACTATTTCCTTCTCTTAAAACGCTAGATTATACTTTGTTGCTCCATAAATGTCAAAATGGATTCGCTCCCTCTACGGTATCCAAGCTCAAAACAGCGCATTATTTCACCAAAAGTAAACAATCCAAAAGAGGAGAGATCGGGATCGGTAATGTAAAGATCGCTTTTAGCGATTTGTGACTGTGAAGAGGCGATAAACAAAAGATAAAGCGCACGTTTGAT from Sulfurospirillum multivorans DSM 12446 carries:
- a CDS encoding sensor histidine kinase translates to MSVKASFFSLTMLVLLSMIAFEFYNWKEDREEVEALSQHYAQEMSENFKQLMLDKAEPYRKQTLDISLSKPIIYAVKNRDEAWFEENFGGAIAQLNVDGFFLLDQTKTPFFNETSQPFLRDISSLVALDQLSLSDGEMKHFFVKRDEGLVEFFAAPIHDLGTPIDATHLAHGFLIIAKIWDAAWMQKLNSYGIAEINFGKKIAEPYTLIQDLPLLGIDGKPAITLYLSSKNQMGKFLDEYAIQDLKLSFAITALMMVIFIFLIMKFISLPLRDIMLALEHKDKTILRKYLLKENEYGAIATELCESFDTKNKLEELNAHLEQKVAQEVDKSRLKDRVLFQQAKFAALGEMLSSIAHQWRQPLNTISVVINKIYLESKMEKLTKEGLEEEIIKLREHITLMSSLIEEFKDFFTQEGSKVDFMLHKSIEESIKITDGGLANKDMTFSVECPEEIVIHNFKKEFSHVLLVLINNAKDAILGREIAHGTIAIKGFVKEKSIVIEVLDNAGGVEASKLPHLFDPFFTTKDPASGSGTGLYIAKQIIEQNMQGSISARNEQSGLCMSIVLPQA
- the queC gene encoding 7-cyano-7-deazaguanine synthase QueC, which codes for MAKIASKALVVFSGGQDSTTCLGWAKNRFDSVESITFDYGQKHRVEIAQAEKIAKALHVKNTLLSLDAFSQLNDSALIDGTQDIGAHHKTHTNLPASFVPNRNAIFFTLAHAFAQKQGIKHIIIGVNQTDYSGYPDCREPFVKALELALNVGSEANITFHSPLMHLTKAETFALSDKEGVLGLVIDESHTCYNGDHSEKHDWGYGCGKCPACVLRKAGWEAYSESI
- a CDS encoding 7-carboxy-7-deazaguanine synthase QueE, with the translated sequence MLKIVEIFYSIQGEGTQVGVPSIFIRLHGCNLACSFCDELLHKGEYASLSFDEVLERIKVYPSMHVIITGGEPTIYNLNGFIEYLQAYMYSVAVETNGYNFSNISNANWVTYSPKNWDLIEKYGYDEVKFVVSKESDVEKILAFKSYKPIFIQPQNETDRPNKENVNFCVEFVKAHPQFILSVQLHKFLGVE
- a CDS encoding 6-carboxytetrahydropterin synthase; the encoded protein is MIWQISKEFDFCYGHRVWSQQLDSEFSLTGCLACRHLHGHQGKVIVYLQSSQLKDGMVTDFHHLNWFKQFLDTTLDHKFIIDIHDPLFETLLPHFADKAHLIENEAGYKIPDLNRVKDEPSHILEMYDGYIIVDFVPTSENISTWLLEIIAKKMSRLGVEVSHVEFLETPKSRSIVYNKQ
- the dut gene encoding dUTPase, yielding MTSKDYLTQMFSLQQKLNDETNGIGWENGYTKNNRMINWKRCIYMECAELIDSFSWKHWKNINKPTDWDNVTVEIVDIWHFIMSLLLEDYKTNSRGDLDKLVLDVLDVQGFEAFTKEPLSIGSADMMELINDIESIIHDTTGFEIDLFDGLLREYFTLSRKCGINLKVLYKFYVAKNVLNQFRQDHGYKEGHYIKVWNGKEDNEVMLSFLQGEAAPTVDALYKKLEKAYPKA